Within the Hevea brasiliensis isolate MT/VB/25A 57/8 chromosome 2, ASM3005281v1, whole genome shotgun sequence genome, the region GAGctgttcaagctcatttctaggcaGTTGCCTAGGTATCTGAACAATTGTTGGAGTAGTTTCAGTGTCTGCTAGCACAAGCAGAGCATCATTTGATACAGATGGCTGAGATAGATCTACTGCATGATCTTGCAACCTGTAGATAATCTGGTGGTGTAACGTAGCCATCATGGAAGATGTGACTTGGGCTGCACCCGTGAGTTGGATTTGGACTTTTAAAGCAGTGCTGAGATGTGGATCTCTAAGGGAAAGATTGTAGTTAGGAAAAAACGTCAATACCACACTTCCAGCATGCAAAGTGGTAAGACATGTCCCTATTCATCGCATGTTCATCTCAGAAAAACCTCGTGACGAGGAGTGATACTCTTCTTTATCGAAGTCCTCGTCGTCCATGTAGACTGAGGATAAGTCGAACAGCTCCAAAGTGAAGATGAGAAAACCCTTCTTGCCTCCATCTGGGGATGAGCTGAGGAGGGATTTCTAAGGTTACGTACTGTTTAGCAGATGAACTCTGGAGAGAGCATTGATCCATTATGGAGGCCTGAACATATTCTTTTGACAAAGATCTTCTGGAAGAAATGAGAGATCTGATAGATCTGGTCAAAGATCCAGATCGTCTGTAGATGTTGTATGGactgagaagaggaagaagagattCTCAAACCTGAGCATCTTCAGGTAAAGTGGATATTTCCACGAGGTTATCAATTCTGGAGGATAATGTTCTTCGAAGTggtgaagaaaaagaaagagaagaagtgaGGTTAACAATCTCAGAGGGAGAAGGGGTCTAAAGATGAGTTTCAGAAACAGGGCTAGGTGTTTGACAAGCCATGTTTGGTACGTGGCGTTGTGATTAGAGATCGCTCTACCTTCTAGGAAGGAATTAAGCAGTTACTAGTTTCCAGCCGATATATCAAGATAAGAAAAGATGGCAGAAAACAGTGATACAGAAATTAAGTGAAATACCAGAGTTTGAAGATTTCTCTCTTACATACCAGTGAAGTATGTATAATACAAACATaatcaggctctgataccaagataaGTCGAGAGTCCTTACCACACATATAATGAACTCATGCTAAATTAAGAAAGTCTCTGGAATGATCAATCTGAGCATGAGATAGCTTGGACTGACTGAACCGAGCATATGAGGCAATCCATGCAATAGGTGGATTGGATGCTCGCTCAACAAATCCAAATAACCATTGATTGAGCATTGATAAAAGAATGAGTTAACAAAAAAAGTAAAATTACGGTGAAAATTTGGAGATAGCTTATTCAGAATTAGCTCTAGCAATAATTTctattgaatattatttttataattctcAAATACTCTCGatcaaacttttatttaaatattagagTGATTGATCAATAGACTGTACACTTTATTCTTGTTTATTGTGTTATAAGATTAAATCTTCCCCATGCTGGTCAAAGGAGactcataataatattaaatatttattttaaaattaataaatttatttttatattattttgttATTGTGGGTTTGCAGAATTGATAAACGGAAAGCATGGGATAGGGCTGGTCCACCATCTTTGATAATAACGTACTTAAATTATGAGTATCATTGAACGTCGCCAACTCTAGATGTAGATGGCCAGCATCGCGAAAACTATGAGCATTTTTCAGGCCACGCACCTCGAGCCGGGCGGCGGGAAAGGAAGACCGAGTCACGCTGACTGCTTAccttttaaagaatttaaaaaatatacttcTGGAACTGTAACTGTGTGACTCATGTTATTCAGCTCCACGCATCCAGGATGGTTTTCAGTTTGTCGGTTTGATAAACTTGTTTTCAAACACTTGCCCATTGCTGCTACTGTATTTTCCACAAGATGCAAGGATTCTTGGATCGGAGAACAGAGGTAATAATTTTTAGGCCGTTTGATATTactgttaaaattattattaaaaaaattattttttttaaatatattaattaaaaaatatttaaaaataatttaaaattatatttaattaattttaattataaaaatattaaaataaaaaataataattttttaaaattttttttaataatatttaaaataatatttttatttaaaaaaataacacCCAATCTCCCACATGCCCATCAATTGTAATTAATATCATCGATCATTCAGCATATGAATCCGTGTAAAGATGTAGCCATGTCAAGCCAAAGAATGAAGGAATTGCCTTTAATTGCAAACGATGAAAGAGCATAAGATTTAAGAATTGGAagtagaaagaagaaagaaaaggaaggaaagaagggaaataacttaaaattttatatttttatttttattattttttataaaataaaaaattacatattTATATACATAAATTTTCTATAATTACTCTATTTAATTAGGAATATAAAACCTGCTTGTCTAGAAATATAAATCCTACATTAAATaactctattaattagaaatacaaatcatatatatttagaaatataaatgctagaatatataaattatgaactTTTCATAACACACATCAAAGATATATTaagaaatatattaaaaatttaagtatttatatattaatttatataaattgaatCTAAACAAAGTTACTGCCGAAATTGCCTTACTGTATAAAATAGcaagttaataaaaataaatatgtttatataagtgaattttataatattataactatcaaataatttttttgaaaaaatcaacaattataattatttacttatttattttatattaacttATCATTGTAGAACACCTATATCTATATGGGATCATTGCTttactataaaatttatttaatattggaCATTCCAACTCCCAGCTAAATATTTCAATGTATTCCTTTTTGCATAAAGTCTATATTAAAATCAACATATCAAATAATAAATAGCCATTGAGATACAATAGAGAAGATGGTTTTTTTTCGGGTATTACCGTTTGTTCAATAGGTTTCATGTTAAAGCTAAATAGCATCATCAAATAACTATGGTTTCTTTTAGATATTATGGTCATATTTTGCGGATATTAACAGGAAGCTTCGCTCCTGCAAACAGCTTGTGACAAGCCGGGAGCTGTATGCCAAGACTCACGGTTCATTGGTGGtgatattttatgttttttttacGTCCATGGCAAGAAGGACAAGGACTTCTGCCTGGTATCCGATCCTCAAGTTCATATAACCACTCATTTTAGTGGTAAGAAAAGCAGTAAGAGATGAGATTTCACTTGGTTTCAGTCCATTGGTGTCCTGTTTGGATCTCATCAACTCTACATTGGCGCACAAAAAGTAGCAAAGCGCAAAGAATCAATAGATAACATTCTGATACGAGTGAATGAAGAACATGTTATGGTACCAACTAGTGAGGGCCCAACATGGTGGTCACTAGAGATTGGGTTGGTGATTCAGCGGCAAGCAGAGACGAATAAGGAGAAAGCCAAAGGCCCAAAATGGAAGGGTTGTTTGAAATAGTTGCACCTGTGGTTACAATAACCTGAGAAGAATCAAGGGTGCATGGCTATGATGCGGAGGAGGATGATTGCTTTGCTCACTTGGAGATTAATTTCAAGTTTCACAAGCTAAGCAAAATGGTGGACGGGGTTTTGGAACACATCTACAGACCAGGTTATCAAACCCGAATCAAAATGGCTGCAGCCATGCCAATCATGGCAGGggaaggtaagtttgcattttcttATCTGTTTGCTACAGATTGTGGGGTTTCAAAGTTTGGGTTGAAACAAGGCATCTGAGGACAGAGAACCATTTTGGTGTTGAACATGCTAGCATCAGAGAGCCAAGAGGAGAATGAAGGGAAACATTATGGCAGTGTAGTAATAGGAAATCATGCAACTCTCAGATTTTAAGAATTTTATTTGCTTGAAGGCTCTTTAGCACAATCTGTGTAATTTGTTctgttgaaaaaaaataaataaatctgaGTTATCATTCCTTGATCATAATTCATAACTAAGCCTTATGCCAACCACTTGTTAGTCCAATCATTTCCCTTTTTACTAAAGCTCTACCATTATGTTGAATTAACCAGATCTtggttccaaaaaaaaaaaaaaagtagtgcACTTCAGATCACTACAATAACCACTCTATCTACAGCTTCTGTTCTATCTCTATAATAGATAGCTGTTTCTAGGACCACCTGTTTCAGCTACTTTGCTGACCAACACTGACCAGTAGACTAACAAACCATTTAGCTCTAACATGAGCATATATGCTGAACAGCCAAAGCCAAACAAGTAGATAATTCATATAAGCATATAAATGTGAGTTATTCATGCTCAAATATTTTGATACGAAGAATTGCTTATATTGGTGAATGTGCAGCAATCATTGTGAAGTTTGTATCTAAATATCATAAGGGTGTAATTTGTGTACATACATAAGTTAATATCACAGTTGAAGCAGAGTATTACCAGTAATCCCCACATGAACATGATCCATTGGCAAAATGGTGAAACCGCTTCCTATCCCGAATTATTATTGTACGCCTCTCTATCAGTGATACAAACTTTGCACAGCTGTGACAGTCACCACATATTCTGAGGTTCTTTGTTATAATTAATGGCATGTTAGCATTAGTCACCAAAAGTCCAAATGCAATGGCTAACTTCTCACTATGCTTATTGATCAGATCCTCTTTCACATCCTCACCAACATCATGCAGAACAAATTCTGTTTTTGATACATGTCCAGCATTTCTAATCTTCCCAATAAGCTCTTCCAACTTTTTATATATTTGCTTTGTCTCAGGGTGAGATTGATCACCCGTTACAAAGCGTCGAATTCTATTTCCATGTTCTATATAACTACATCCAGGATTTCTGATGAGATTTTTTTCCTTCATCAATGCCCTCACCTTTGAAGCATTTTTCCATTGACCAGCTGCAGCATATATATTTGATAACATGATGTAGTTTCTAGAGTCTGATGGGTCTAAAGCAATCAATTGCTCTGCAACTTCTTTCCCAAGTTCAACATTACCATAGACCCTACAAGCGCCAATAAGAGCTCCCCACACAGCAGAATTTGACTCTTTTGGCATGCTTTTGACAAGCTTATAAGCATCATCTAAAAGTCCAGAGCGACCTAGAAGATCAACCATGCATGAATAGTGATCCAACCTTGGCTCAACTCCATAAACTTTAGACATAATCTTGAAGTAATATTTTCCCTCCTTCACTAGCCCTGAATGACTACAAGCACTTAACAAGTGAGTGAATGTAACATGATCAAGCACCACGCCTTCTCTAACCATGAGTTCAAAAAGTTCTATTGCTTCTTTCCCACAACCATGTGCTGCATAGCCTGCAAGCATGGCACTCCATGCCACTGCATCAGGCTTAGTCATCTCTCCAAAGACCTTCTGAGAAGCACTTAATATACCCAAGTTGGCATATAACTTTAGCAATGAAGTTGCTATAGCTAAGTTCATATTAAGACCACAGCTGAAGATGTAACCATGAATAGCCGCTACCAGTTTCCTTACACCTAGATTTTCACAGGCTTGAAGCAAGGTCACTAGAGTGGCCTGATCAGCCACAATTGCCGCCTTTCTCATCATAATAAAATATCTCATTCCTTCCTCAGCCAATCCCATTTGAACAAGAACTGCAATGACCGAATTCCATGATACAGAATTCTGCAATGGCATTTCGTCGAATAATAGACAAGCTGCATCCGTATACCCAGACTTTCCGTACAAATTAATAAGAGCGTTAACAACTTTCACCTCCAAAAGAATACCTAATTTCATTGCAAACCCGTGAACATACTTGCCCACATCAAGAACTGCAGTATCAGTACAAGCTGAAATTAAAGGTATAAGTGTAACATCATTGGGTTTCATGTCTGTTTCAAATCTCATCCTGGAAAATGCTTTCAAGCAATTACCAAAATCTCCTACACGTGAAAACCCAGAAATCAGAGAATTCCAAGAGACCAAGTCCTTGTCAGGCAATTCATCGAACAAATTCTTCGCATCTTCTATGCATCCCAAACTAACATAAGTAGACACTATTTGATCACCAATAAAACCATGATCGTAACTTAAAGATTTGATTGCCATGCAATGAAGTAACTGGCAATAAGAGAACGAAGTACAAGACCTTATTGAAACAATAAGAGCTGACACGAAGGAATCTGAATTTGAACATGTATGAAAATGGGGGGAGGATTTGGAAGAAAAAGTACTGCAAAAAGCCCTTACTGAGCTCATAAACTTGGATAAAAGCAAACATTGCGAAGTTTTTCGAGAAAATACCATCATTATCTTCCATGATTACAAGTCAAATATCCATGAAGAGAATTGATCCCAAAAAAAACAAGGAGATGATGTGAATTGTAGCGAGGCAATTGTCCCAGAGCAAAGCCAAGTGAATGAATGGCGAACTTGTTTTTAAGTACGCAATGAACTTGCTTTTACCTCCCACGCGTCAGGCTTCTTCTTTAATTATGGGTTTGCACAGTCTCATAGAGCCTTACTTTCTTATATCTGAAATCATCATTATTGttctctcttttctcttcttGATTTTCCTGTGACCAGAAAATGTAGCCTGCTGCCAAGAAATTAGCTCAGGATGGAGTGGAAAACACGTAATATCCTGCACCTCTTGCTTCTCATGAAGAAGTTGCTACGCATCCTGCTATACTTTCCAGGACACTCTCAAGCGTTTCATTCTTTAGGGGATACAAATGGGTGTTCTGGTTCATAACTTGataaaactttattttaaaattattattttattaaatataatattatattattttaataatttttaaaaatattaatattatcctattttattataaaaaatatattttttaaaagttaaaagtaAATAGTGTAATCAAACATTTTCTAAGTTTATGTaagatttttttccttttttttttctatgttgTGTTTCTTCACCCTCTGTTTGGATTAATTGAGAAGAAAATGGATagcagagggaaaaaaaaaaaaaaaagaaattttaagaaattttagcatctttgaattttaacattttattaaAAAGAATGTAAAGGAAAATAAGATtttataaagtaaaattttttaaaataaaatttttaattatttttaaatattcatAATATTTTAGTATTTGAGAGGAATAAAAGGTTTTTAATTGTAAAGAGAAAATTTTGTAGATCCAATAATTTAGTAGATTAAAAAATAGAGATTTTTGAaggtttttaatttttcattagtcaataaattttatttaagataaattattatttaatctttttattttaataaaattaattaattaatttttatattttaaaaattattatttaattcttcgttttaataaaattaattaattatctttatattttcgaaaacaTATTcctatatgaaaaataaaattttaataaatttgaatttaattttttttaattattctacGCATTTTCATTCAATTTTATAGTTATCATTTTtgtgtattttttttataataaaccaCATGTATCTTCTAGTTCATTGGATTAGACTTAATTATGCTCGCATTAGAGATGTCTATTACGAGGTAAAGCGCTCCTAACAGAGATTTTTCTCTATTCATAATTATCAACACACTCGACTTTATTTAAGGAATACAAAATATTTACCACTTGTCTAAACCTTGTtagtattttgttttttttttaaatagtattATTTGATATCTCCAAGTAATTAAGACCTAAGGAAAATGATTTTTAATAAGAAACcacaaaaataatactaaaaaattgaatgaaattatatttaaacaatttaaaaaaatataaattttaatttattctccATACAGTGAAAGTTTTATTTTTCATatagaaatatattttttaaaatataaagataactaattaattttattaaaatagataattaaatagtaatttttaaaatataagtatcaattaattaatttcactaaaatagaagAACTCACTAATAATTTGACTGGTATCATTAATACAAAATATTACAGAGtattaaatagtttaataaaagtaaaatatataaattaaatattatattttttaaaatataaggaataagtttttaactttattaaaatataaaaaattaaatagtaattttttataattaattttttaaaattaaaaattaaagtgtAATATAGAGTAAAATTTGAAGATGAAATCgtaaatttcctaaaatttattcattgtaagaaaaaaaaaaaaaaaaaaagaaaaatccgtTCGTGCAGGTCAATTGAGGGCAGAGACACCGTCATTGAACCAATTGGCCGAAGTTTAAAACATGCAGTCAAGTAGACAAGGCGGAGCAGTCAACGATGAAGATTGGAAATGCTCAGCTCAAAGAAGCGATCCATAAAGAGAAAGACCAATTTCAAAATGATTAAAAGAAAGATCCATCTTAAAAATGCAAGaccaatttccaagttttcaaccACGTTTCTTCATCTGGACTACCTTCTTCCCTGATTGAGTTAATACAAATATCGTTTAAGGCATCTAACTTATTTAATCACAGTAATAATTCTTTACCAAATTACTAAGAAAGGCATTCGAGTTGTTTAACCAAAGTACTAATTCTTTGCCAAATTACATATATCAAATCCATTTTAGTCAAATTTGAACCTCTCACATTGTCCCCTTCCCTTGATCTTCTTCGCTTTAACCCTGCATAGTTAGTTGGTCCAATTTGAGGGAAGCCTATCTGAAACCAAAGGCTGGAAATTTCGTACATTCACATCCAGAGGGAGCAGGCGATTCTCAATGTTAAGGTCTTTGAACACCTTGATCATTTGTTCTATCAGAAGTGTTCTTCCATTCAATCTCTCCCCCATCTGCTGAAAGTTCAATTTATGTGTAACCCACAATGACATGTTGATTTTGTTCATGTCCTCTACATCCTTCAAGATTATCTTGGGACTGGGATGCCAGTGGTCTTTGTCGCCTTCAATATACCTGCAATTTCAGCAACAACTGTAAATGAATAAATCAAATGTatcaaaaaagaaagaagatgaggCTTTTTGATACGTACTCTTTAATTCTTTCTTTCATTATAGCAATCTTCTCCATTGGAGTGGAGATGTGAATGCAGAAATCGATTATCTCATCCATATCTGGACTGCGATAGAAGTTGCCGATTGGTTTGGTAGCTAGAACAAAATTGGGGTACGTGATCTTTTGCTTATCATACCTCAGGAAAACTGTAGTTAATATATTCATCTCTTCAACCACCATCTGAGGCTCAAACAAACACAAATCAATAAAGATGAGCAACAGAGGAACCTTTAATGGCACAAAGAATACACTTTTACCTGAACTCCATCCACTTCACAACGATCACCCACATCGAATGGGTGCATTACAAATAAGAATATGATTGCTTCAAATGTTGTCTTGCAGCTATCCCCGAAGATGAAAGCCACAAGCAGAAGCTGGGAGCTTATGAAGACAAGGAAGTGAGTGATATTAACTCCAAGTATCAAGAGCCAGATTATTGTAACGATGATAGCTACAAGGATGTTCAACATATTGTGAAGGTCATCCACAGAAGTTTTTGTATCGTTGAGAGATAATGCGAGTGCCCGTCGCTCTCTAAATGCATTAACCTAAAACAGTAATGTGGATTTAGTTTCTTTCTCTTATTCAATACCTCTTAACAATGCACAAGGACTAAAAAAGGAGAAGAAGCAGCCAATAAACAAATAATTACCAGCCAACTGTTAAGAGATAACTTGCTTATTCCTTCACTTTCACTTGTTGCTCCAAAGAGATGCATTGCCCTCAATGCTTCTTCTTTAGCCATAAATCGCATCAAATCATCAAGGAAAATGTATCTATAGTGATATAGACATGCAAATAATGGGAATGCAAACATGTGAGAAACAACTTCAATCTACACACACATCATTAAGAACTTAATCAGCTTGAATGAAAATGTTATCAATTGACAACCAGGAAATATCAGGAACTTACTGGGATCCTGTCTTTGCCACCTTGAGGAATATCTTTTTGGCTGCCTCTTTCGCTTGGTTTTCACTTCTGATATGAAATAAAGACTCGTCTTCAATGTTTGAATTAAGTATCTGCTCATCCAAAGTAGACAGGGTACCATGGCGAACAATATTGATCATCCTCCTCATATTCCAAGCTGATATATTCTTATGATTTAGCTTATGCAGGCGGTCAATTGGAATTTCCTCATCCTTCTTCCTAGAAGTTTGCCTTGAGTATCTGGGCCTCTTCCCAACAGTAGGGCACTTTTTTAGTTTTCCACCCCCACTTTTGGCAAGAAGAGGTGCATTGAGGTCACTAGGACTAGCCCctttatcatcatcatcatcttcttctatGCTCTGACTTTCAAACAATGGTGGACCACAGAGTGTCTCTATTACATATTGATTGAATAGAGCCTCCTGGATTCTTTCAAAGAACGTGTTAACATGGAAGGATGAAGCAAGAACCTTGACAATTAGAGTTTTCAAGAGCCATATAAATGTTCCTACCAATAAACATATCAAGATCTTGGTCACATACTGCAAGATCTTATTCCTAGTCTCCTCAACCTTTTTATCGAAAATCCAGTGCCAAACAAGCAAGACTATACCTAACCAGAGGAAATTCTGAACAGACTTCCTCAATCCATAAACAAAATACAATACCCGTTTTCGCAAAACGAAATTACGTTCAAAGATGATCACGGCCACCTTGATTCCCCAACCGGAGACTAAATGGCCACAGATTAATGCCAAAACCATTATCTCCCATTTCCATAGTGGAAGATCCCACAATGTTTGCCTCCTTATTACTGGAATAGAAAGGCTACAAACTAAGGTTGCTGTGACTAAAACAAGAATCAGCCGTTGCAAAATTGTCAATGCACTGAAGTTCATTTTCTTGTATTCTTCTGGGATGTCTTCGGAGTCATTTTCTTCATGATGGTTGTCCCGATCTTCCTCAGAATCTCCACCATAGCCTGCTGTCTCAGTTGTTTGATATCTTTCCTCCGGTGGGTCTATCAATCTAGATTTTGTCTTGTTCACGGCTGACCTCCATGACTTGCTCCCAAAAGAAGCACTTAAAGACAGACAACGACCTTCCTGGTCTAGCAAGTCCTTGTTTCTTTGCCGAACAGCTTCGGTTAGTACATCTCCAAATGATACTTTAAGTTTCTTTGATGAACCTGCAAAATTACTGCTTGAACTTTCACTGCTAGATTTAGAAGCAGCAGTTTCTTTGCCAGAAGCATTATCGGCGTCAATCTTGACAACTATTTCTTCTTTCTGAGCATCAGAGTCAGAGGACTGCGCCATGTGATGATGGTTGTGGTCGTTCAAGAGAGCTTGATTTTCTCCTTCTGGGTGATTTTGTTGCTTTACCTGAGACTGATAAGCTTTCAGGGACATTCTCAAAGACTCCATTGCAAGAACTTGATGAAAGGTTCAACTCTTCTTCTGGGGGACTTTATTGCTTTTTCTTGAGACTAGTGAAATGTCCAAGAACTTGTAGTGAATGCAAGGCTACAGCAAATTTGATACTGCGAGTTACTGTGCAGCTGAATATATGCTCGAGGACATTAGAAACTTATTAGTGATAACATGTTCTAATATTCTTGTGTATAATTTGGTGCTTTGCCAGTGTTATTCTTTGTGCATAAATTCTCTTCCTTGTGGCTATTTTGAAATTTGTAAGTGGTGACAGAACATTCGTTTCGCTTGTCAATTTTCCATGAAGTCTTTTCACTTTAATTAAAGATTGGCTTAATAGTCCCAAATATTTTGCCTGGTGGATTAGATTCTCTACATGAAGTTTCAAAGTAAACCAGCATGtatggagaaatttttatctTAGGCTTGTATTACTTAATTTATAAACaggattttttttatctaaattcgATCTATTATGAAATCAAGACATATATAGTGAAATTCACcaatttacatatttattttttaagtccATAATAAATCAAGCTTTTTGTAAGAATTAATGAGAAAATTATTAGATAATTTTAGGTATGATTTATCATGTTCTTATGATTTATCATGTTCTTGAGTTGAACTCTTATCTTTCTCACATGAATAAACAGAGGAAGAATAAATAATACTTAGCGAATATCATTTTACAATATGAGATTATTTTTAAACTACCTCGCATATTTCAATGGTTCATTGTCTAGATTTGATTGTCGATGCTTTTGCATCACCTCGATGACGAGGGAAATAAAGCAAGGTGCTGGTGTAGGTTGGGAGTCGCTTAAAGACAACGCATGCACTTATCAGCTGATTTTGGGATGCTTTCCCATTTGATATATCCTAGTAAAACATCATTGAATTGGAGGAAAACTTAATTTTACACCTGAATTTTTTATCCATGTCTATTGTTTAAATAAGTTCATTTTAAGTTTTCCCCACGTCTATTGTTCTTCCTGCTAGCAGGGTCTATGGTTTTGGGTAGGAATGATGGATAGAGTACCAGTAAAAATTATCCTACTCAAATCCCGAACtcgattaatattatcaaaattcaAATTCGTCCTaaacttgattaaaatttattctcaactaccTAAACCCGTCACAAATCCGATTATTATTACCCGAAAAAAACTCAAAttggtttaattttatatattttaataaatattttgcataaaaaattattttgattaataatttatatttttaaaatttaataatttcataaaatatttaaatttcattttatataagataaaatatataaaaatttataaatattattataaaaaatatatatttcatatttaattaaatatttatataaatgaattcgGGTAATAGATACTCAACATGCAAAACCCAAACTCAACCTGAATCTGTCATtagtattatttttcaaattcgAACTCATTCCAAATTCAATTATATAATACATAAACCTATTCTATTTGAATTTGATCAAATCGAATACCCATAAAAACCCGACCTGCTGTCATTCCTAATTTTGGGTAAACATCCACTTCCAGCTTAgaggtttttatttttttgggCTGGGTTTGGTTTTTAGGCAGGTTCCATCTGTGTTGACTATGGGCTTTGTACTTCTGCAGCTTTTATATAAAATTCAATTCACcttttcgaaaaaaaaaaagcttaacaCAGTGACATTGAGCAGGATTTCAAATTTGAGTCACAGACAAATATAAATGAACAGAACTAGACTCAAACTACAACTGGATCAATGCAAAATTCTGATTAAGCTGTATATTTGGTCAACAACAGTGGCATTAACAATTCTACTTCAACTTCAAATTAGGCTCATGTTGGTTCTGATGATTTTACGGGTGCATATTTAATCCATGGAAAGCTTTTCAATATTTTATACAATATTCTCGCCTATTACTTCAATGTCTGTTTCGCCTAATTGTTTTTACGGCTCTTTCAGACGATTTCTCTTCCTGCCTATCTTCTGTTTCCTCTGCAACCTGTTACGAGATCATGAAGCTTTCAAAATTCGCAGAGTAGATGCAAATAGACgttttttttttcacttcttTATACCTTCTTGGCTAACTGTTGTAGCAGTTCTAAAATTTCAGAGAATTCAGGTCTCAAAGATGGATCTTTCTGCCAGCATCTCTCAAGCAGCTCCACCAATTTGGGATGAGTATGTTTTGGGATCGAGGGCCTCAAACCCTGTGATCGATGCCAATAAGAGCATTTTTATCAGTAAGTTCATTTGTTGCTTTAAGCTTTTAACACAGAGAAAACGAAGGAAAAGTTGTGTGTGAATCTCATTAACGAATCAAGCTAT harbors:
- the LOC110661025 gene encoding pentatricopeptide repeat-containing protein At5g40410, mitochondrial encodes the protein MMVFSRKTSQCLLLSKFMSSVRAFCSTFSSKSSPHFHTCSNSDSFVSALIVSIRSCTSFSYCQLLHCMAIKSLSYDHGFIGDQIVSTYVSLGCIEDAKNLFDELPDKDLVSWNSLISGFSRVGDFGNCLKAFSRMRFETDMKPNDVTLIPLISACTDTAVLDVGKYVHGFAMKLGILLEVKVVNALINLYGKSGYTDAACLLFDEMPLQNSVSWNSVIAVLVQMGLAEEGMRYFIMMRKAAIVADQATLVTLLQACENLGVRKLVAAIHGYIFSCGLNMNLAIATSLLKLYANLGILSASQKVFGEMTKPDAVAWSAMLAGYAAHGCGKEAIELFELMVREGVVLDHVTFTHLLSACSHSGLVKEGKYYFKIMSKVYGVEPRLDHYSCMVDLLGRSGLLDDAYKLVKSMPKESNSAVWGALIGACRVYGNVELGKEVAEQLIALDPSDSRNYIMLSNIYAAAGQWKNASKVRALMKEKNLIRNPGCSYIEHGNRIRRFVTGDQSHPETKQIYKKLEELIGKIRNAGHVSKTEFVLHDVGEDVKEDLINKHSEKLAIAFGLLVTNANMPLIITKNLRICGDCHSCAKFVSLIERRTIIIRDRKRFHHFANGSCSCGDYW
- the LOC110661026 gene encoding mechanosensitive ion channel protein 5, producing MESLRMSLKAYQSQVKQQNHPEGENQALLNDHNHHHMAQSSDSDAQKEEIVVKIDADNASGKETAASKSSSESSSSNFAGSSKKLKVSFGDVLTEAVRQRNKDLLDQEGRCLSLSASFGSKSWRSAVNKTKSRLIDPPEERYQTTETAGYGGDSEEDRDNHHEENDSEDIPEEYKKMNFSALTILQRLILVLVTATLVCSLSIPVIRRQTLWDLPLWKWEIMVLALICGHLVSGWGIKVAVIIFERNFVLRKRVLYFVYGLRKSVQNFLWLGIVLLVWHWIFDKKVEETRNKILQYVTKILICLLVGTFIWLLKTLIVKVLASSFHVNTFFERIQEALFNQYVIETLCGPPLFESQSIEEDDDDDKGASPSDLNAPLLAKSGGGKLKKCPTVGKRPRYSRQTSRKKDEEIPIDRLHKLNHKNISAWNMRRMINIVRHGTLSTLDEQILNSNIEDESLFHIRSENQAKEAAKKIFLKVAKTGSQYIFLDDLMRFMAKEEALRAMHLFGATSESEGISKLSLNSWLVNAFRERRALALSLNDTKTSVDDLHNMLNILVAIIVTIIWLLILGVNITHFLVFISSQLLLVAFIFGDSCKTTFEAIIFLFVMHPFDVGDRCEVDGVQMVVEEMNILTTVFLRYDKQKITYPNFVLATKPIGNFYRSPDMDEIIDFCIHISTPMEKIAIMKERIKEYIEGDKDHWHPSPKIILKDVEDMNKINMSLWVTHKLNFQQMGERLNGRTLLIEQMIKVFKDLNIENRLLPLDVNVRNFQPLVSDRLPSNWTN